The window GTCTTCACTACCTACCTTCACTCGCTAGGTCTTTACTACCTAGCTCCGCTAGGActcccactgcctagcttcactcaactAGTCTTCACTGCCTAGCCCCTCTAGCACTTCCACtatctatcttcactcactaggtcttcacTGTCTAGTcccgctaggacttccattgcctagtttccaactaggtcTTCTGCCTAATCCTATTAGGACTtcaactgcttagcttcacttaGTAAGTGTTTACTGTTGTTTAACCTCCTGTTAGAACTATCTCATACAGGTATTCGGttctctcttgacctacttgacttctctcttacaTATTGTTAAATATTGAAACTCAAGGTTGAGCCAATTCAAATTTAGTTAAACTGATCAACTTTTAATCTGAgaacgattgcaccaacaactcaCACTAAATGAATTTTGATGGATTGAAATAATATTGAGAATCTCATGTGATGGTAAGTTATTACTTAGTTATTAtgtaagtaattttttttttgttgatggAATTGAAGTTTACATTTACTGATAATAAgttattttttagagatttttgcATGATTAATAGTATTTTTTTAgccaattattttttatatttatttttaatatttggtGGTGTCTTTTTCTCTTACATTCTTCTCTAGAAGCTATGTTCACTTTCTAAGTTCTAAGGGCATCTTCAATCGTTGAAACTTTCAATGAACTTTTTTTATAATTCTAACATGTCACatcaatattataaaaatttattgaaacattCCTAATCGTTAAACCTTTGAGTGAGCTTTTTTTTGTAATTCTCTCCACATGTAGTTGCATGGCTCCATGCATATTACATCAACTTCAATACAAATCTACTATTCTCtccacaattaaaaaaaaacctgcatacaattttttcatttaatatctttatataattttcatttaatattttaattaattataatctttaatttaatttatttataattaacaattaattaatttttaatttttaatttaatataatttatcattttatttaatatttaattattttataaatttaatttaattataatcatttgtatattttttaacttatctcaaatatatttatttttaaaagaaaaaaaaatataattttaattattactaattatttatAAACTGTCACATTATAATTAgctcatcaaataatttatttttaaattatttaaaaatgatcAATTATGTACATTAATTATTGGCTCCACCTTCGTAAGAAAAAAAACAAGCTTAAAATCTTAAATCTGTTCTTGAATTAAAAATCCGAAACTTCACCTACACAATCATAAAAACttttttaatgaaatttttaaattttataaacatTTGACAAAACGTACATTGAAGGTGCTCTAAGAGTCTATGGCCTGAGAAGAAAAGCACATCCGGATTGGTCGGCATTCCCAACACAATTATTCTGACGTTCAAATTATAACTAGCTCAGTCAAAAGAAAAGAAGCGAGAACTAACAAAGAGGGAATTCTATATAGAGAGTTGTCTTCATAAGAAAATCATACCTCAACTTTACCTTCGGCGGGGCTGTTAGAGGACCGAATCCAACGACCGTTACGGGAGTCTCCACTCATAGAATGTCACGTGTCCATCAGCTATTCACAAGACAGGCAATTAGGGAATCATATCCGACCGTCGTTATAGGAATCTCCACGTAAGTTGCTAGAAGTTGGAAACCGAGCACCAGCATGGTGCTCGGGAGTGCCCATCCATAGTGCTTGTGGATGTCTATCCAACGATGGACCTTTAGTGTGCAGGAACAACGAGCACTCGAGGATACCGGATGCTCGGGGATGTCAAGGTGCTCGGGGTTTAAGTATGGTCCGTCAAGAAGCGAGATCGGCCACTTGGTAAATAATTTGAGTACCATCCTACGTCTCTCATTCAACTCAGATAGAGCAGCGAAATCGAATGTAACTCGATTGAGTAAACGACGACAATTGCTATCAGCTCTCTTGAGATCGTGGAGGAAAAAGGGACTTGAGCGGACGGAGCCCGAGCTTGTActtttatgattaaaaaaaatcataagttaGAAACTATTTTAAGGCAGGGCCCCTCCCTCGTAAAGATAAATGAAAGAATTAATAGGAAAGTGACAAATAGAGAAGAACTCATTCAAAACCCATGCCTTGATAGCAAAGTCGATTTGATGCCAATTAACCTTCTATCCCCACACTTATCAAAATTCCAATTCCCTCCTTGACAAATCCAAATAATAAAATGGTGCATTTCAATCAATATATATGGGGCCATTTGATGTGAAgtaatgtgaaaaaaaaaaatcttgttaGGAAAAATTcaacaatattaataatttaaattgttttattttaactaattaaataaaaaggaacTTTGACCCATTCCATGGACCCCATGTTTGAGAATAATCttcttattattaaaaataataattttcaataatataaatgaataataataatacattTGAAATCAGTAGAATGCAAGAGGAACTTATTTTCTGGAAATTTGGAACATTAAATATAAAAGTATTTATCAAGACTGGAATAAGATCGCTGCTCCCCCATACCAAGGCATTATCAGCTTCTGCTATTTTTAACCATTAAGCTTTTATCCACTCCCACGTCAAAAGGAGGGCGGGGTGCGATGAACACACAACTCCTGTGGTACGGACAGCCCTGTTGCCGCCATTGCTTCAAAAACAGTGCCGTCGAACTGGCGATTCGATAAAAATGAATAAACTAAATGCCTCTGGCCTGCTCCAGACACTTTTAATCTTCACACACAATTCATAGAGAGGATGAAATTTGTTCAAGTTTAGCATTTCTTACAGACATCAGGAATTGGATAACATCTTGATTCAAAATTCTACAGAATACATGAAATTTCAAATCCAAAACAGAAATCTACACAATTAACAAtcttaatttcttcttcttcttcttcgtcgtcTTCGCTGTCTTGCCAAACCAGAAGCCCACCTCCTATTCCTGCTTACCATTTGCTATGTACAGTTATATACAGGTCGTCTGAACTCGCCGAGCTTTATGAGTTCAAGATTCACATCTCGTTCatctttctccttttttttttctgaatttttgaTAGCTTACTTGACCAGTCCAGACACCCAAGCGACGTCCGGCGTTGCGGGTGCCAGAGATGCGACGGACCTCTCTACCACGCACTCCTTGCTCAGTTTCTCGAATATTTTCGCCCTCAGAGCTCGCCCAGACTCCACCCTCTCTTCCGGCTCTTCGCCTTTCGGGAAGCTTGTGCCTTCGGCTGCATCGAGCCAGCCCATTCCGCCGGTCAGCGTGGTTGGAGTTGTTGGCAGACTGCAGAAGCCGGATTTGGCTCTAGGAGAGCCGAATAGACTGTTACCTGGTTGTAGTCCCCAGGAGCTAGGTAGGGATTTCACCTGGCTGATTTGCGACTGGCGCAGAGAAGCAACGAGGTCGTTGATGGATGTACCAGGCGGCCACGAGGCCCTCCTGAGCCCCGTCGTGCACGGCGACGTCGGAGGAGAATCGGATGTCGGGGAAGAGAGCCGTGGAGACATCAGTGAGGCGGTCGTCGAGGATGAGATGAGTTGATTTGAGATGTAAGACTCCAACGCTTGCTGGCGGAGCGGCGAGCCGTCATACGACTCGACTGCTAGCTTTGTGGGTGTCGATTGCTGCTGCTGCGAGAGAACGCGGAGCTGATCCGGCGTATGAGCGAAGAAGCAGACGCGGCGTCGGCAGGCGGTGCCGTCCTTGCACGGCTGTGTGCGGTAGCGCGCGGGATGGAGCCAGCACTCGAACACCCCGTGCGCGTACTCGCACGCGTCACCGTGCTTGCATCCGCCCTTGCGGAAGTCGGGGCAGGACACGCCGGAGTAGTGGTACTTCCGGGGATCACGGCGGCGCGCTTTCTCCCCTGGGTGCGCGAAGGGGCACTCGGTCCAGTCGTGCGACCGGCCGCGCGCGCACCGCCGGACCTTGAATTCGTACATCCGGAACTCGTCCGACGAGTACAAGTCCACAGCGTTGTCAGGCTCATCATCCGCCTCTTCATCCTCCTCCTCAACCACGTCACCGCTGCAAGGCAAGTACCTCTGCAGCGCCGCCGCAAGGGCCGAGTCGCCGAGAAAATGAACCCCGCCGCCGCCGCAGGCGGCCGGGCAGTAGGCAACCGGATCATCCAAGCGTGAAGACCAAGGCGGTACGCGAGCCATCAGATCTGGGTGCCGACCGGTTTCCCGTCCTACCATCATTTTCTCCTCCGCTCGCTTTCACGGAAGTCGAGGGACTCTTTCTCTGTGCCTATCTATTTCAGGGCAGTGCGTGGAGACGGTGAGAGGGAACGACTCCATATAAACGCGCCGCTAACCGTGGTCGAGTAATACGCTAACCAGGGTTTATTCCACGGAGCTCCACGGCGTCAAAGCAAACGGTGTCCCCGGTATACTGACAAGACGGTGGATTGACCATCGGACACGATAAGATTTTGCTACAATTTCATTTTGCCCCTCTCATATTTACTATATTTTTTAAGGTAATAAAAaggagagatttttatttttattttaaataagatGTGaaggtaaaataaaatatttcaattTTGAGGGAGGCTTCTTATCTGATAGGACGAGCGTAACGGCGTTAGTCGTGAAGGAGTTGGTTTTATGGAGGGAGTGGGACGCGTGGAAGGATCAGAGCACGGCGAAGGCATGCGCGGAGTGCGAGGTAGGCGGGGCCCAGCGCCAGAACGCCGAACACGTCCTCTCTTTTGGCGGGAGTCCGTGGCCTCCAAGTTCTACCAGAATCACGCTTCTGCCACTACTCTAGACTAGGTAGGTCTCTGGATCTCCGAGCCTGAGGCCGCCGATCGAATCGAGTCGGTGCGTCAATTGTCATGATGAGCGGCCATTATTAAGCGATTTAAGAAGGGCCCCACGCCATTAATCGAGCGTCCAAAAATTCCAACAGACTCGCGGCTAGGCGAACCAGGCGCGCACACGTGTGCGGGCGCACTAATCGCTCCTTAATATTTACTTCCGGccggttcggttcggttcggttcgacGAAGAGCCGGTTCAGGCGCCCGACCGATGAGATGGCGACGGCCAAATTACGCAACGCCATTGGGGCACGGCTACTTACGGCACAATGCGGCCCCACGATTGCAGCACAAATTTAAaggtttaaatttataaaaaaatatttaaaattaaaatatcataataaaaactctaaaaaaaaaCGAACCTAATTATCACGAGTGACCCGCTACACAAGagttaaaacaaaataaatgcattctTTCTTCCTTCAATAATGCAATGTACCTGTTCAACCTGCCTTTCTTCCTGCTGTCTCCGTGAACCCAACACTGctgctttcttttcttttcttatttatttatttatttatttatttatttatttatttttgtttcagTTAAAAAAAACCCTCTTTACTCGTATACAACTTTGGAGCCATTAAAGAAGACCAATTGGGACAAGAACCAGAGGCTTCATGATGACTTGAACTAATCATCAGCTAGCTAGCCATGGATTCCAATACAAGAAAAGAAAGCTCATCCTGGCTTCTTAAACACTTAAACAATCACATCCAGTCTACAGCAATAGGATTTCTTCAGGTCATGtggattaattaaaagaaaacacCATGCGTGCCATGGAACAGGAGTTGATAATTATATATTTGGGCTTTGAGCTCATCGTCTTTATTTGGCCAAGGGGGTTGAGATTGTATTACGTAAATATGTATCCTGTGTTGGCGTTGATTGCCGTTGATGTGCTTAAGTTGTCTGTATatgatgtaaaaaaaaaaaaaaaacttaataatgCCCATCTTAAGCGTCCTTTACCATCCGGCCAAGACGTCCTATTCAATATTGATAAcagtaaaatatataaatttatttctattttataaaaattaaatttatactttAGTGGGTGATACATTAATGTCTGGCACCGTAAATTTTTACAATTATTATGAATCCTAAATACCAACTACTCGTAATCAAGATGATAATCATATATATCAAACTATCTTATGTTATAACATTTCAACTATTAATCTAGTGATGTGTGatgataattttcttttattcttctcaATAAGATAAAGATTACTATTCTCTTCTTTCTTAGactccctttccttttctttcttttctcataTACATACTTCACATAAGAAGTATAAATTTATAGAATAAGATTAGAATAAGGATTACTAACATTAGGGGATTATTAACCTTCATATGAATGTCCTATAGTGGGTATaagttatttatatatattaatgtCCTTACATGTATGAATATCTCATAGTGGTTGATGTGGCGATAAGGAAGAGTCTACCTAGCACGAGTTAATTGTCACGatgtaggtcaaagtcaaggcattCAACATCAGGGCTTAAGCAAGGCTCGGCTACACCCGAGCGGGAAGCGGATCATCGGCCGATCGAAGGGACACTTGTCAGATCGGCCATCTAAGTAAACAAGTATAGTTAACCTGGTCGACAGAAGAACAAGCTAAGCGGGCAAGGAGCCCGAGCCAAGCGGGTCACCCGTCTGGCTTGAAGAATGACGTTAGCATTATACACTTAATGAATCaataaaatgataaaagaggaaaagacggATAATTAATGAAGGAAAGAGAAAACTAAatagaacactccatctatcattaaatgagaagaagtcagatatcctctatcgataatcaatatcattaaacagAGGAAGATGGAGGGTCACCAGAAAATGTATAAAAAGGGTACACCAGGTGACGATGGGCATCCCGGCGGTCTCCTCGAATATATTGGTAAACTCTTTCACTTAGGGGCTCACTAAAGGAGAattcttccggtcactcattcGGAAGTCGTCAAACGACTTTGGTCATCTAAAAAAAGGgctaatgaatacatcaatgtagaaAAAGCCCAGATGACCAGGAAAAAGGAGGCACCCGCCGAACCAGCGGCGACGTCCGAGCGGCGTCAATCAAGCAACCATCAATCTCCTAAAAGGCCTCAATCAGGAGGAATTCAAACACAACACGAGCCTAGGATGCATGTCGTGCAGCACGTTGGGGTCGGACGCCCAAAAGCCTCCAGGGGCAAAATATGGACAtcgatgttttgctccttccatcaGTCGGCGACTCATAATACCCGAGATTACTACCTGGCTAGCAGACCGGCCCCAAGAAGGTAGTATCATCAATCATTGTCGCTTAATCGGAGATATAGGCGTCGATCAACTGAGTGAAGGGAAGACAAAAAGATAACGGTCGAACCACGCCGCAATCAATCTCAACGACGGAACAATCCAAGCTTTGTTTGGGAGCAGGCCGAACAGAGATGACACTCAGCTTGAGAGGAAGGAAATAGGAGTCATGTCGCGTGGGGTGAAATAGGAATAATAGTCGGGGGGTCGACCGGCAGTGATTCCAATCGAGCGAAAAAGTTGCACGCACGATGACTTGAAACTCACACAGTCGGTTGTAGCAAGAAGAAGGCCGAAGGACCTGAGATCAGCTTCAGTCCGAAGGATTTGGAGGGGGTAGAGATCCCCCATGACGACACCCTGATTATCCGagtggtaatagctaattatgttATTCACCATAAATTTTTTGACACAGGAAGCTTGGTGAACATCATCTTTAAGAAAGCATTTGATTAACTGCAAATCGACCGAGGAGATTTACTGCCCATGACAACTCCActctacgggttcaccggcaACGAAGTATTGCCAATCGGCCAACTACGCCTGGTCGTCTTGCTCGGGGAAGAGCCGTTGAAGAGGACACGAATGACTAatttcatcgtggtggatgcgGCGAGACAGAACACGACCACTACAGAATGAGAGTGGCAGGTATTCCTTGTGCCTTTGGCTGCTCTTCTTAGCCTTATCCCATCAGCCTACAGTGTCATTCTGGGTTGACTGGCGCTGAATGAGTTTCGAGCGATGGTATCCATTTTTTGTCAGacaatcaagttcccggtggggGACAAGGTGGGTGAGGTCAGAGGCGATCAGTTGGCCACTCGGtgttgctacgtcgagatggtcagaaCGGAAGCACTAACCACTCAGAAGACACCTCGCTTGGACGTGAGCGCTATCATGGAGAAGCCTCCTGCTCTAGTCTACGataaaaaggaggaggttcagatccattcAAACCAATCAGAGGTGACGACCATTATCACCGTCAATCTAGAAAGCGAGGAGAAAACAAAGTTGGTCGCCTACCTCAGACGAAACTATGACGTGTTCGCCTAGTCGATGCACGAATTGTCTTGCATTTCTCTGAACGTGgctcagcacgagctacatgtccgaccggactccCGACCGGTTAAACAGAAGAAGAGAGACTTCAGCCCGGAGCAGAATTTGATCATCCGGGAGGAGATAGAGAAATTACTGGAGGCTGGCTATATACAGGAAGTCAAATTCCCAAGTTGGCTCGCTAACGTGGTATAGGTCTCCAAGCCAAACAATAAATGGCGGGTATGTATCGACTTTCGCGACTTAAATAAAgaatgcccgaaggacttctatccgttgcctcggatagaccaaatggtggactccacagcgggCTACGAAttaatatgcatgctcgacgcatgcCAGGGCTACCACTAAGTGTCGCTCGcctgagaagatcaagagaaggtcagtttcatcatGGCAGACAGAACCTACTGCTATaacgtcatgtcgttcggactgaagaacactGAAGCAACCTACCAAaggctgatgaataaagtgttctgtAGGCAGATCGGTCGAAACATGGAGGTCTATGTCGATGACATactaataaaatccctccgagcggCCGACCTCTGTATGGACATTGAGGAGACGTGCCAAACTTTAAGAACCTATGGAATGAAGCTGAACCCCAGTAAGTGCCTGTTCGGCGTGAGGAGCGGTCATTTTCTCGGGTATATCATGACCAACTGGGGGATCGAAGCAAATCCAATTAAGGTGAAGGCCCTGCAAGATATGCCTCCATCTCGCAAtttgaaggaggcccaacggcTGACCGAACGGATCACCGCGCTTtcaaggttcatctctaagaTGTCCGATCGAAGTCTGCCATTCTTCAAAGTACTGTGTCGAGCTACGAGATTCCAATGGGACGCAGAGTGCGATCGGACTttggaagagctcaaggagtatcttaactCCTTGCCTGTGCTAGCTAAGCCGAGCGTCGGAGAACCTCTCTAGATCTATCTGTCATCCACCGAGCATGCGATCGGCTCGGCATTAGTCAAGTAGAACAGCCATGAACAACAGCTTGTGTATTTTTTTaaatcatatattgaaagatgttgaatctcgctacactggtctggaAAAGTTAGCTTACGGTATGGTGCTTGCCGCTCGGAGACTCCGCCCTTACTTTCTTGCTCACCCCATCATCGTCATAACCAAGAGTACCCTGGGAAAAGTCCTCTTCAACCCAGaaacgtccgagcggctgatcaaatggacaattgAATTAAGTGtgtttgatattcaatatcaacctcgaaCGACGATTAAAGCACAAACCTTAGTTGATTTCATTACAAAAGTCCAGAACGCGGAACCATAAGCAACCTAGAGAGTATATGTGGATAGTTCTTCCACTCGGTAAGGGAGCGGGATCGGCATACTGCTGATCTCACCAAGGGAAGATCGAATACAGCTCTCCGTTCGGTTGAAATACcgggccaccaataatgaagtcgAGTATGAAGTGTTAATCACCGACTTGCAGGCAGCGTGGTACGTCAGGGCCACAAAGGTCCTCATTCACTCGAATTCTCAGCTAGTCGCTCAACAATTGTCAGGGACTTTCGAAATAAATAGCTCCCGACTCAAGCTGTACGCAGAAGTCTTCGAAAAACTAAGGGCAAGTTTTCAATAAGtcactatacagaagatcccccatCAGACAATCATTCGGTAGATGACTTAGGCAAATTAGCTAGCTCGTTAATGTCGATCATGATTGAACGCTCGATCGAGCAGGTTTTACTGGTGGCGCACATTGATCGAATGGAAGGTCTCTCCTTCCCAAACGACTAGAGGACGTCATTTATCGAATTTCTCTGATCAGGTGTAACATCGTCCGATTATGAGGCCGATCGTCTACTGAAGAAAAGGGTCAGACGATTTACATTGATcagagatcaactctacaagtgAGCCTTTTCCAGACCCCTGCTCAAGTGCGTCGGATCGGAAGACATAGAGTACATCCTCCAAAAAGTACATCATATATGGCTTTTGTGGGAATCATCCGGACGGCCGTTCATTAGCCCGGAAGATCCTTCTCACTGGGTATTTCTAGCCCACACTCCAAGAAGATGATGCTCGGACAATAGCCATCTTCCTCTCATGTCAGAAATATCACAGCATTCCACACCGGCCAACCAAAGAAATAAAGGCATTTATGGTGTCAtgtccattcgaccaatggggcatggacatcattGGGTCATTTCCGATGGCGATAGCTCAGCGGAGGTTCTTGCTCGTCACTGTGaattacttctcaaaatgggtggaagtcAAACCATTGCAAAGATAAGTGAACAGATGGTCATTAAGTTCGTCTGGCAAAATATCTTATGTTGGCTCAGCATCCCCGATGGCTCGTCTCAGACAACGGGAGTCAATTCGCCGGTCGGAGGTTCAAAAAGTGGTATGAAGGGTATGGTATATATCCAGCAGGCGTTCACCTCAGTGgtttacccccaaagcaatggataAGAGAAAGTGGCCAATCGAGAGATTCTCAGATGATTACGAGCTCGACTCGACCACgcaggaggcagctgggtcgacgaaCTCCCTAGCATCCTATGGGCCCTGTGCACTACCCCGAAGGAGGCAACCGGCGTAACAccattccatctggtgtacggtgGTGAAGCACT is drawn from Zingiber officinale cultivar Zhangliang chromosome 1B, Zo_v1.1, whole genome shotgun sequence and contains these coding sequences:
- the LOC121987078 gene encoding zinc finger CCCH domain-containing protein 2-like; translation: MMVGRETGRHPDLMARVPPWSSRLDDPVAYCPAACGGGGVHFLGDSALAAALQRYLPCSGDVVEEEDEEADDEPDNAVDLYSSDEFRMYEFKVRRCARGRSHDWTECPFAHPGEKARRRDPRKYHYSGVSCPDFRKGGCKHGDACEYAHGVFECWLHPARYRTQPCKDGTACRRRVCFFAHTPDQLRVLSQQQQSTPTKLAVESYDGSPLRQQALESYISNQLISSSTTASLMSPRLSSPTSDSPPTSPCTTGLRRASWPPGTSINDLVASLRQSQISQVKSLPSSWGLQPGNSLFGSPRAKSGFCSLPTTPTTLTGGMGWLDAAEGTSFPKGEEPEERVESGRALRAKIFEKLSKECVVERSVASLAPATPDVAWVSGLVK